Proteins co-encoded in one Arthrobacter globiformis genomic window:
- a CDS encoding GAF domain-containing protein, with product MKNLIQPATPETKDSALVQRHALASHEFLDSHVQSEAFPDAEEIPGLRRLIRESWQRSAKLRANPDNPEAPLAIAADELEEYRRQHPLAAIMPVIQKLLVRPSHDCGLLVAVGDEVGRLLWVEGDTGVRSRAEGMMFVPGADWSEATVGTSAPGTALALGRGIQISGAEHYKRSVHPWSCTAVPFQDPDSGALLGVVDITGTEAAVAPHTLSLVEATVAAAQAQLRVERLQFAAAHERVKARRRHPDSGAAGGSVREGSLYRNSLQLLGRDQALLSIEGRSVVLSARHSEILALLSTRPDGLSAEELSVLLYPGDGSTITLRAEMVRLRKVLQQLNPAAVPESRPYRLAVELLPDSSQVLTCLQRGAHRIALDIYRGAVLPRSEAPGIVELRNRVSALLREAVLTDGSAESLLKYADLPEAADDVDVRRAALKLLPPRSPKRAAVVADLERLETELSA from the coding sequence ATGAAGAACCTGATCCAGCCGGCGACACCTGAAACCAAAGATTCGGCGCTGGTGCAGCGCCACGCCCTGGCAAGCCACGAATTCCTGGACAGCCACGTGCAGAGCGAAGCGTTTCCGGATGCCGAAGAGATCCCCGGCCTGCGCCGCCTGATCCGCGAATCTTGGCAGCGGTCCGCCAAGCTCCGGGCCAACCCGGACAACCCCGAGGCGCCGCTGGCCATTGCCGCGGACGAACTGGAGGAATACCGCCGCCAGCACCCCCTGGCCGCCATCATGCCCGTCATCCAGAAGCTCCTGGTCCGGCCCAGCCACGACTGCGGCCTGCTGGTTGCCGTCGGCGACGAGGTGGGCAGGCTGCTCTGGGTGGAAGGCGATACCGGCGTGCGCAGCCGCGCCGAGGGCATGATGTTCGTTCCCGGTGCCGACTGGTCGGAGGCGACCGTGGGGACCAGTGCCCCGGGGACCGCCCTCGCGTTGGGCCGCGGCATCCAGATTTCCGGCGCCGAGCACTACAAACGTTCAGTCCACCCGTGGAGCTGCACGGCGGTACCGTTCCAGGACCCCGATTCGGGCGCGCTGCTGGGGGTCGTGGACATCACGGGCACGGAGGCGGCGGTGGCACCGCACACGCTCTCCCTCGTGGAGGCCACCGTGGCGGCGGCCCAGGCCCAGTTGCGCGTGGAACGCCTGCAGTTCGCGGCTGCCCACGAACGCGTCAAAGCACGACGGCGGCACCCGGATTCCGGGGCGGCCGGCGGTTCCGTGCGGGAAGGCAGCCTGTACCGCAACAGCCTGCAGCTGCTGGGCCGCGACCAGGCCCTGCTCAGCATCGAGGGCCGCAGCGTGGTGCTGTCCGCCCGCCACAGCGAGATCCTGGCCCTGCTCAGCACCCGCCCGGACGGCCTCAGCGCCGAGGAACTGAGCGTCCTTTTGTACCCGGGGGACGGCTCTACGATCACCCTGCGCGCCGAGATGGTGCGGCTCCGGAAGGTCCTGCAGCAGCTGAACCCCGCTGCGGTGCCGGAGTCGCGGCCGTACAGGCTGGCTGTGGAGCTCTTGCCGGACAGCAGCCAGGTGCTCACCTGCCTGCAGCGCGGCGCCCACCGGATCGCCCTGGATATTTACCGCGGCGCCGTCCTGCCCCGCTCGGAGGCGCCCGGCATCGTCGAGCTCCGGAATCGCGTGTCCGCGCTGCTGCGCGAGGCCGTCCTGACGGACGGCAGCGCCGAGTCGCTGCTCAAGTACGCGGATCTGCCTGAGGCGGCGGACGACGTCGACGTCCGCCGTGCCGCCCTGAAGCTCCTGCCGCCGCGCTCGCCCAAGCGGGCCGCCGTCGTCGCCGACCTGGAGCGGCTGGAAACGGAGCTGAGCGCCTAA
- a CDS encoding FAD-dependent oxidoreductase, whose protein sequence is MSNTAESTAKRPLRVAIVGAGPAGVYAADILTKSNEVKDGDFEVSIDLFEAHPAPYGLIRYGVAPDHPRIKGIVNALHKVLDRGDIRFLGNVTYGRDLTLHDFRAFYDAVIFSTGAIKDADMDIPGIDLEGSFGAADFVSWYDGHPDVSREWPLDAKEIAVIGNGNVALDVARMLVKHADELLVTEIPDNVYQGLKNSPVTDVHVFGRRGPAQVKFTPLELRELSHARDVDIVLYPEDFEFDEASDDAIRSNNQTKTMVNTMTNWLVEEHAESEQPSSRRLHLHFLHRPVEIYDDGGSGKVAGIKFERMQLDGTGNVKGTGEFIDYPVQAVYRAIGYHGSALDELEYDVKRGVIPNDGGRVLDADGNPVPGIYTTGWIKRGPVGLIGHTKGDALETIGFLLEDRFTLPPAQNPDPQAIIDLLEERGIEYTTWEGWNKLNAHEAALGASWTESAESDGVVRERIKVVPREEMIQISRG, encoded by the coding sequence GTGTCCAACACAGCTGAATCCACGGCCAAGCGCCCGCTCCGCGTCGCGATCGTCGGCGCCGGACCCGCAGGCGTCTATGCCGCGGACATCCTGACCAAGTCCAACGAGGTCAAGGACGGCGACTTCGAGGTCAGCATCGACCTCTTCGAGGCCCACCCGGCACCGTACGGCCTGATCCGCTACGGCGTGGCCCCGGACCACCCGCGCATCAAGGGCATCGTCAACGCCCTGCACAAGGTCCTGGACCGCGGCGACATCCGGTTCCTGGGCAACGTCACCTACGGCCGCGACCTCACGCTGCACGACTTCCGCGCCTTCTACGACGCCGTCATCTTCTCCACCGGAGCCATCAAGGACGCCGATATGGACATCCCCGGCATCGACCTCGAGGGCTCCTTCGGTGCCGCCGACTTCGTGTCCTGGTACGACGGCCACCCGGACGTTTCCCGCGAATGGCCGCTGGACGCCAAGGAAATCGCAGTCATTGGCAACGGCAACGTCGCCCTGGACGTCGCGCGGATGCTGGTGAAGCACGCCGACGAGCTCCTCGTCACCGAGATCCCGGACAATGTCTACCAGGGCCTGAAGAACTCACCGGTCACTGACGTCCACGTCTTCGGCCGCCGCGGCCCCGCCCAGGTCAAGTTCACCCCGCTGGAGCTGCGCGAACTGAGCCATGCCCGCGACGTCGACATCGTGCTCTACCCGGAGGACTTCGAATTCGACGAGGCCTCCGACGACGCGATCCGGAGCAACAACCAGACCAAGACCATGGTGAACACCATGACCAACTGGCTGGTTGAGGAGCACGCCGAGTCTGAACAGCCGTCGTCGCGCCGCCTGCACCTGCACTTCCTGCACAGACCGGTAGAGATTTACGACGACGGCGGGTCCGGCAAGGTTGCCGGCATCAAGTTCGAGCGCATGCAGCTTGACGGCACCGGCAACGTCAAGGGCACGGGGGAGTTCATCGACTACCCGGTGCAGGCCGTTTACCGCGCCATCGGCTACCACGGCTCTGCTCTGGACGAACTTGAATACGACGTCAAGCGCGGGGTCATCCCCAACGACGGCGGCCGCGTCCTCGACGCCGACGGGAACCCTGTCCCCGGCATTTACACAACCGGCTGGATCAAGCGCGGGCCCGTCGGCCTGATTGGGCACACGAAGGGCGACGCCCTGGAAACCATCGGCTTCCTCCTCGAGGACAGGTTCACGCTGCCGCCGGCACAGAACCCCGACCCGCAGGCGATCATCGACCTGCTCGAGGAGCGCGGCATCGAGTACACCACGTGGGAAGGCTGGAACAAGCTGAACGCCCACGAGGCCGCCCTTGGTGCATCGTGGACGGAATCCGCCGAGTCCGACGGCGTCGTGCGTGAACGCATCAAGGTGGTGCCGCGCGAGGAGATGATCCAAATCTCCCGCGGCTAA